Proteins from one Bacillus sp. BGMRC 2118 genomic window:
- a CDS encoding RidA family protein: MKIVQTSKAPSAIGPYSQGIIVNNMFYSSGQIPLTAEGELITGDIQTQTHQVFLNLQAVLEAAGASLETVVKTTVFLKDMNEFSNFNEVYGEYFITNKPARSTVEVARLPKDASVEIEVIALVK; this comes from the coding sequence TTGAAAATTGTTCAGACAAGCAAAGCTCCAAGTGCGATTGGTCCTTATTCACAAGGAATTATTGTGAACAATATGTTTTATAGTTCAGGTCAGATTCCTTTGACTGCAGAAGGAGAATTAATAACTGGTGATATTCAAACACAGACACACCAAGTATTCTTAAATCTTCAAGCTGTTCTAGAAGCAGCAGGCGCATCATTGGAAACGGTAGTGAAAACAACAGTATTTTTGAAAGATATGAATGAATTTAGTAATTTTAACGAAGTTTATGGTGAGTACTTCATCACGAATAAACCAGCCAGATCAACAGTTGAAGTTGCTAGACTTCCGAAGGACGCTAGTGTTGAAATTGAAGTAATAGCGTTAGTAAAATAA
- a CDS encoding 4-(cytidine 5'-diphospho)-2-C-methyl-D-erythritol kinase produces MKILVKAPAKINLSLDVLHKRSDGFHEVKMVMTTIDLADRVELTLLDTDQIKIVSHNRFVPDDNRNLAYQAALLLKNKFNVKKGVSITITKTIPVAAGLAGGSSDAAATLRGLNKLWDLNLSLDELAELGAEIGSDVSFCVYGGTALATGRGEKIQHIDPPPHCWVILAKPTVGVSTGEVYGQLDLSSVKHPDVDGMVQAIQSKDYNGICQLVGNVLEDVTLKLHPEVAQIKEQMKKFGADAVLMSGSGPTVFGLVHHDSRMQRIYNGLRGFCDQVFAVQMLGEQNRLD; encoded by the coding sequence ATGAAGATATTAGTAAAGGCACCGGCAAAGATAAATCTTTCGCTTGATGTGTTACATAAACGAAGTGATGGCTTTCATGAAGTAAAGATGGTCATGACGACAATTGACTTAGCTGACCGTGTGGAGTTAACCCTATTAGATACGGATCAAATCAAAATTGTTTCTCATAATCGATTTGTACCAGATGATAATCGTAATTTAGCCTATCAAGCAGCCTTGCTATTAAAAAACAAGTTTAATGTGAAAAAGGGTGTCTCAATTACCATTACAAAAACAATACCTGTAGCTGCTGGTTTAGCAGGTGGAAGTAGTGATGCAGCTGCTACCTTAAGAGGTTTGAATAAATTATGGGATTTGAATTTATCATTAGATGAGCTTGCAGAACTAGGAGCCGAGATTGGATCGGACGTATCGTTTTGTGTGTATGGCGGAACAGCTCTAGCAACAGGTCGCGGTGAGAAGATTCAACATATTGATCCACCACCTCATTGTTGGGTAATTTTGGCTAAACCAACTGTGGGTGTGTCAACAGGAGAGGTATATGGACAGTTAGATTTATCATCAGTAAAACATCCTGATGTTGATGGAATGGTTCAAGCTATCCAGTCGAAAGATTACAACGGTATATGTCAGTTAGTCGGAAATGTTTTAGAAGACGTAACATTAAAGCTACATCCTGAAGTGGCACAAATTAAGGAACAAATGAAGAAGTTCGGTGCTGATGCTGTACTAATGAGTGGAAGTGGACCTACGGTATTTGGATTAGTTCATCATGATTCAAGAATGCAGCGTATTTATAATGGTTTACGAGGCTTTTGTGATCAAGTATTTGCAGTCCAGATGTTAGGAGAACAAAATCGCCTTGATTAA
- a CDS encoding septation protein SpoVG translates to MEVTDVRLRRVNTEGRMRAIASITLDHEFVVHDIRVIDGNNGLFVAMPSKRTPDGEFRDIAHPINSSTRGKIQDAVLAEYHRIGELEVELEEAGAS, encoded by the coding sequence ATGGAAGTGACAGATGTGAGATTACGCCGCGTTAATACCGAAGGACGTATGCGAGCTATCGCTTCAATCACACTTGATCATGAGTTTGTTGTACATGATATTCGTGTGATTGATGGAAACAACGGTTTGTTTGTAGCAATGCCGAGCAAACGTACTCCAGACGGAGAGTTTCGTGATATTGCTCATCCGATCAATTCATCAACTCGCGGGAAAATTCAAGATGCTGTTCTAGCTGAATATCATCGTATTGGTGAGCTAGAGGTAGAACTTGAAGAAGCAGGAGCTTCATAA
- a CDS encoding ribose-phosphate diphosphokinase, which produces MSQYSDSKLKLFALNSNSKLAAEIAEVIGVKLGKSSVARFSDGEIQINIEESIRGCDVYVVQSTSAPVNEHIMELLIMIDALKRASARTINIVMPYYGYARQDRKARSREPITAKLVANLLETAGASRVITLDLHAPQIQGFFDIPIDHLMGVPILADYFEEKQLSDIVIVSPDHGGVTRARKMADRLKAPIAIIDKRRPRPNVAEVMNIVGNIEGKTAILIDDIIDTAGTITLAANALVENGAKEVYACCTHPVLSGPAMERIQNSRIKELVVTNSIALNEEQKSEKVTELSVAPLIGEAIIRVHELKSVSTLFD; this is translated from the coding sequence ATGAGTCAATATTCAGATTCAAAATTAAAGTTATTTGCACTAAATTCAAATTCAAAACTAGCAGCAGAAATTGCAGAAGTAATTGGAGTAAAGCTTGGCAAAAGCTCCGTCGCTCGTTTTAGCGATGGAGAAATTCAAATTAATATTGAAGAAAGTATCCGTGGTTGTGACGTGTATGTTGTTCAATCTACAAGTGCACCTGTTAACGAACACATTATGGAATTGTTAATTATGATTGATGCACTTAAGCGTGCATCAGCAAGAACCATAAATATCGTAATGCCATATTACGGGTATGCTAGACAAGATCGTAAAGCACGCTCTCGTGAGCCGATAACGGCAAAATTAGTTGCAAATCTTCTAGAAACAGCTGGTGCATCACGTGTTATTACATTGGATTTACATGCTCCACAAATTCAAGGTTTCTTTGATATCCCAATTGACCACCTAATGGGTGTACCGATTCTTGCAGATTACTTTGAAGAAAAGCAATTGAGTGATATTGTTATCGTTTCACCAGACCATGGTGGTGTAACGCGTGCCAGAAAGATGGCCGATCGTTTGAAAGCACCAATTGCCATTATAGATAAACGTCGTCCTCGTCCAAATGTTGCAGAAGTTATGAATATTGTTGGTAATATTGAAGGAAAAACAGCTATTCTAATTGATGACATTATTGATACAGCTGGTACGATTACATTAGCTGCAAATGCATTGGTCGAAAATGGGGCTAAGGAAGTGTATGCTTGCTGTACACACCCAGTTCTTTCTGGTCCTGCAATGGAACGTATCCAAAACTCAAGAATTAAAGAACTAGTCGTAACAAATTCAATTGCATTAAATGAAGAACAAAAATCAGAAAAGGTGACTGAACTATCTGTTGCTCCATTAATTGGGGAAGCAATAATCCGTGTTCATGAACTGAAATCTGTAAGTACTTTATTTGATTAA
- the rsmA gene encoding 16S rRNA (adenine(1518)-N(6)/adenine(1519)-N(6))-dimethyltransferase RsmA, whose product MIRDIATPTRTKEILQKYGFSFKKSLGQNFLVDTNILQNIVDHANLTENSCVIEIGPGIGALTEQIAKQAKKVVAFEIDQRLLPILEDTLSPYPNVKIIHQDVLKANVKEVMNEEFNGFEDVMVVANLPYYVTTPILMKLLEERLPLRGIVVMLQKEVADRMAASPNSKEYGSLSIAVQYYTEAKTVMIVPKTVFVPQPNVDSAVIRLTKRQEPAVKVKDEDFFFEVVRASFAQRRKTILNNLNHNLTKYQLSKETIVDALTQANIKPERRGESLSIEEFGVLSDLLFERRA is encoded by the coding sequence GTGATAAGAGATATAGCAACCCCGACAAGGACAAAAGAGATTTTACAGAAGTATGGCTTCTCGTTTAAGAAAAGCTTAGGACAAAACTTCTTAGTTGATACGAATATACTTCAAAATATTGTGGATCATGCTAATTTAACAGAGAATAGCTGCGTTATTGAGATTGGACCAGGTATCGGTGCTCTGACGGAACAAATTGCAAAGCAAGCTAAAAAGGTAGTAGCTTTTGAAATTGATCAGCGATTGCTGCCGATTCTAGAGGATACTCTGTCTCCTTACCCGAATGTCAAAATCATTCATCAAGACGTGTTGAAAGCAAATGTAAAAGAAGTGATGAATGAGGAATTCAATGGTTTTGAAGATGTAATGGTTGTGGCCAATTTGCCTTATTATGTAACAACACCGATCTTAATGAAATTATTAGAGGAAAGATTGCCGCTGAGAGGGATTGTTGTCATGCTACAAAAGGAAGTAGCTGATAGAATGGCTGCTTCTCCAAACTCAAAGGAATATGGGTCACTATCTATTGCAGTTCAATACTATACAGAGGCAAAAACAGTCATGATTGTCCCAAAGACTGTATTTGTTCCACAGCCCAATGTTGATTCTGCTGTCATACGTTTAACGAAAAGGCAGGAACCCGCTGTAAAGGTTAAGGATGAGGACTTTTTCTTTGAAGTTGTACGTGCAAGTTTTGCACAAAGAAGAAAAACAATTCTCAATAACCTCAATCACAATTTAACAAAGTATCAATTATCGAAAGAAACAATCGTAGATGCTCTCACACAGGCAAATATAAAACCTGAGAGAAGAGGAGAATCGCTATCTATTGAAGAGTTTGGGGTCTTAAGTGATCTGTTATTCGAGAGAAGAGCCTAG
- a CDS encoding DUF348 domain-containing protein codes for MIKNMKKLFSESMTTKRLVMIVSSFLVFAGITGYALYEGTKQSVTLTLNGEKQVVKTHANTVSELLSEQAIELRKEDYIKPSLKTVIKDDMKIVWKAALPVNLVIDQKETKIWTTSDTVQQLLDGQKVKVTEHDKVEPKLEASIKANMKVKIESAFQLTINVGGEEKQVWTTSTTVADFLKQQNVTLNELDRIEPALEAMVQKDSVINITRVEKVTDVVEESVDHAVVTKKDSSLNKGTEKVLDQGQKGKIAKHFEVVLENGKEVSRTLLKTETLQESKDKIVAVGTKVQQQTQVSRGSDTVANEFYVSTTAYTAYCNGCSGFTSTGFNLKANPNAKIIAVDPSVIPLGTKVYVEGYGYAVAADTGRAIKGNKIDVFFATKAEAYSWGRKTVKIKILK; via the coding sequence GTGATAAAGAACATGAAAAAGCTGTTTTCCGAATCTATGACGACAAAGAGACTTGTGATGATCGTTAGTAGTTTCCTAGTTTTTGCAGGCATTACTGGTTATGCATTATACGAAGGCACAAAGCAATCTGTGACACTGACTCTAAACGGTGAAAAACAGGTTGTTAAAACACATGCTAACACTGTTTCAGAATTATTATCAGAACAAGCCATCGAGTTACGTAAGGAAGATTATATTAAACCAAGTTTAAAAACCGTCATAAAAGACGATATGAAAATCGTCTGGAAAGCCGCATTGCCAGTTAACCTGGTAATAGATCAAAAAGAGACCAAAATTTGGACGACATCTGATACTGTACAACAGCTATTGGACGGACAAAAAGTAAAAGTAACAGAGCATGATAAGGTAGAACCTAAATTAGAGGCTTCAATCAAAGCAAATATGAAAGTTAAGATTGAAAGTGCATTTCAACTAACAATCAATGTCGGCGGAGAAGAAAAGCAAGTTTGGACCACTTCGACTACTGTCGCTGACTTTTTAAAGCAGCAAAATGTAACACTAAATGAATTGGACCGCATAGAACCAGCCCTTGAGGCAATGGTACAAAAAGACTCTGTTATTAATATAACTAGAGTAGAAAAGGTCACCGATGTAGTGGAAGAGTCTGTAGATCATGCAGTTGTGACAAAGAAAGATTCCTCTTTGAATAAAGGTACTGAAAAGGTACTGGACCAAGGTCAAAAAGGAAAAATTGCAAAGCACTTTGAAGTCGTGCTTGAAAATGGGAAAGAAGTTTCTAGAACGCTTCTTAAAACAGAAACGTTACAAGAAAGTAAGGATAAAATTGTAGCTGTTGGTACGAAAGTACAGCAGCAAACACAAGTATCCAGAGGTAGCGACACTGTTGCAAATGAGTTTTATGTAAGTACTACAGCATATACAGCCTATTGTAATGGGTGCTCAGGCTTCACAAGTACCGGATTTAACCTAAAGGCAAATCCTAATGCTAAGATTATTGCAGTAGACCCGAGTGTTATCCCATTAGGGACTAAAGTATACGTAGAAGGATACGGATATGCAGTAGCTGCTGATACAGGTAGAGCTATTAAGGGAAATAAAATTGATGTTTTCTTCGCTACAAAGGCAGAAGCATATAGCTGGGGAAGAAAAACAGTTAAAATTAAAATACTAAAATAG
- a CDS encoding TatD family deoxyribonuclease, with protein MLFDTHVHLNADQFNEDLEEVIQRALDHNVKKMVVVGFDRITITRAMELIDSYSFLYAAIGWHPVDAIDMTDEDLMWIEQLASHPKVVAIGEMGLDYYWDKSPKDLQQEVFRKQIRLAKKLKMPIVIHNREATQDIVDILKEEEASEVGGIMHCFSGSLEVAKACIDMNFYISLGGPVTFKNAKKPKEVAAEIPLDKLLIETDCPYLAPHPYRGKRNEPSYVTLVAQEIATLKGITYDEVVQKTYDNARQIFNIHDE; from the coding sequence ATGCTATTTGATACACATGTTCATCTAAACGCAGATCAATTTAATGAAGATTTAGAAGAAGTAATTCAAAGAGCTCTTGATCACAATGTGAAAAAGATGGTCGTTGTTGGGTTTGATCGGATAACAATTACTAGAGCAATGGAACTGATTGATTCCTATTCATTTTTATATGCTGCTATTGGTTGGCATCCAGTTGATGCAATAGATATGACGGACGAAGATTTAATGTGGATTGAACAACTGGCATCTCATCCGAAAGTGGTTGCGATTGGAGAAATGGGTCTTGATTATTATTGGGACAAATCTCCAAAGGATTTGCAGCAAGAAGTATTTCGAAAGCAAATCCGTTTAGCTAAAAAGCTAAAAATGCCTATCGTTATTCATAATCGTGAAGCAACACAGGATATTGTTGACATCTTAAAAGAAGAAGAAGCTTCTGAAGTTGGTGGGATTATGCACTGCTTTAGTGGGAGCTTGGAAGTGGCAAAAGCTTGTATAGATATGAATTTTTATATCTCATTAGGCGGTCCAGTTACATTTAAAAATGCAAAAAAACCAAAAGAAGTGGCAGCAGAAATACCGTTGGATAAGCTATTAATTGAAACTGATTGCCCATACTTGGCACCACATCCATATAGAGGAAAGCGAAATGAGCCGAGTTATGTTACACTAGTTGCTCAGGAGATTGCAACGCTAAAAGGAATCACATATGATGAGGTTGTCCAAAAAACGTACGACAATGCTCGGCAAATATTTAATATACATGATGAGTGA
- the yabG gene encoding sporulation peptidase YabG, with protein sequence MGGYIMSEFNVGLAVARLSYNCDLLFRIIEIKKDESGRDIAMLYGEDFRLIADAPFTDLKVIDDTERSRFIDSEREKQEHSFSLFKQDYHIIKERNEYQSTNGYSIDQAYFQLPGRVLHLDGDPNYLKKCLALYEKIGVPVYGVHCKEIEMPERIGPLIEQIRPDILVITGHDAYSKSKGKVSELKAYRHSRQFVQTVIEARKRVPHLDQLVIFAGACQSHFESLIRAGANFASSPSRVNIHALDPVYIVAKISFTPFMDRINVWDVVRNTLTGEKGLGGIETKGVLRTGMPFHRYEE encoded by the coding sequence ATGGGAGGGTATATTATGAGTGAATTTAATGTAGGGTTGGCGGTTGCACGACTATCATATAATTGTGATTTATTATTTCGTATTATTGAAATAAAAAAAGATGAGTCAGGTAGAGATATAGCCATGCTATATGGTGAAGACTTTAGGTTGATTGCGGATGCCCCGTTTACTGATTTAAAGGTTATTGATGATACAGAGAGAAGTCGATTTATAGATTCAGAAAGGGAGAAGCAAGAACACTCCTTTTCTTTGTTCAAGCAAGATTATCACATAATTAAAGAGCGGAATGAGTATCAGTCTACAAATGGGTACAGCATTGACCAGGCCTATTTTCAGCTACCAGGGAGGGTTTTACATCTTGATGGAGACCCTAACTACTTAAAAAAATGCCTGGCGTTATATGAGAAAATTGGTGTCCCTGTCTATGGTGTTCATTGTAAGGAAATCGAAATGCCAGAGAGGATAGGTCCATTAATTGAACAAATACGTCCTGATATACTAGTTATAACGGGTCATGATGCTTATTCAAAATCAAAAGGTAAAGTTTCTGAACTAAAGGCATATCGTCATTCTAGACAATTTGTTCAAACAGTTATAGAAGCTAGAAAAAGAGTCCCGCATCTAGATCAACTAGTGATATTCGCAGGTGCTTGTCAGTCGCATTTTGAGTCGTTGATTCGAGCAGGAGCTAATTTTGCTAGCTCACCTTCAAGAGTGAACATACATGCATTAGATCCGGTTTATATTGTAGCTAAAATTAGTTTTACACCTTTTATGGATCGTATTAATGTATGGGATGTAGTTCGGAATACCTTAACAGGTGAAAAAGGATTAGGTGGTATTGAAACGAAAGGTGTATTAAGAACTGGAATGCCGTTTCATAGATATGAAGAATGA
- a CDS encoding 50S ribosomal protein L25/general stress protein Ctc, translated as MSQTLLKVEERADSKKATKKSIRKSGGFPAVVYGRNKESKNIAVNSGDFTKVIRDVGRNGILTLSGSGENVQVMLHELQMDSLKGDVIHADFVVVDMNAEAHVEVNVHLTGEAVGVKDGGVLQQAIHQLPITALPADIPSAIEVDISDLEVSGTIHVSDIATGGKYTINRDSEDVIASILPPKVEDTVDEGETQSGNVTNEGTEGDEEEK; from the coding sequence ATGAGTCAGACATTATTAAAGGTTGAAGAACGAGCAGATTCTAAAAAGGCTACAAAGAAAAGCATTCGTAAAAGTGGAGGGTTTCCTGCAGTTGTCTACGGGAGAAATAAAGAAAGTAAAAATATAGCAGTTAACAGTGGAGACTTTACAAAAGTTATAAGAGATGTTGGTAGAAATGGAATTCTTACCTTATCAGGTAGTGGAGAAAACGTTCAAGTTATGCTACATGAACTACAGATGGACTCATTAAAGGGTGATGTGATTCATGCAGACTTTGTTGTAGTTGATATGAATGCAGAAGCCCATGTAGAGGTTAATGTTCACTTGACTGGTGAAGCAGTTGGTGTAAAAGATGGCGGAGTGTTGCAACAAGCAATTCATCAGTTACCGATTACTGCTCTTCCAGCAGATATTCCGTCCGCTATAGAAGTAGATATTTCAGACCTTGAAGTAAGTGGAACAATCCATGTAAGTGACATTGCTACAGGTGGAAAGTATACAATCAATCGAGATAGTGAGGATGTCATTGCTTCCATTTTACCTCCTAAAGTAGAAGATACGGTTGATGAAGGAGAAACACAAAGTGGCAATGTAACAAATGAAGGAACGGAAGGCGACGAGGAAGAAAAGTAA
- the glmU gene encoding bifunctional UDP-N-acetylglucosamine diphosphorylase/glucosamine-1-phosphate N-acetyltransferase GlmU translates to MGNRYAIVLAAGQGTRMKSKLYKVLHPVCGKPMVEHVIDQVSSLGLHKIVTIIGFGADLVKSHIGTRSEYALQEEQLGTAHAVIQAKDLMQNEKGTTLIVCGDTPLITSETFEKLLRHHEETNAKATILTAFAEDPTGYGRIIRKNTGEVGKIVEHKDASDEERKIQEINTGTYCFDNESLFKALSLVSNDNVQGEYYLPDVIEILKNQGEIVAAYQTEHFEETLGVNDRVALSQAEETMRKRINKQHMINGVTIIDPNSTYISADSVIGSDTIIQPGTVILGETTIGSDCVIGPHSEIKNCQIGDHTTIRQSVAHDSEIGSLVAIGPFAHIRPESQILDEVKIGNFVEIKKAIFGKGSKASHLSYIGDANVGSDVNLGCGSITVNYDGQNKHLTTIEDGVFVGCNSNLIAPVTIGKNAYVAAGSTITDDVPSESLSIARARQVNKENYANRLKNKE, encoded by the coding sequence ATGGGAAATCGATATGCTATTGTGTTAGCTGCCGGCCAAGGAACTCGAATGAAGTCGAAACTATATAAAGTTTTACATCCTGTTTGTGGAAAGCCAATGGTAGAACATGTAATAGATCAAGTATCATCGCTCGGTTTACATAAGATTGTAACGATTATTGGGTTTGGGGCAGACCTTGTAAAATCTCATATTGGGACTAGAAGTGAGTATGCACTCCAAGAGGAACAGTTAGGTACTGCACATGCAGTTATTCAGGCAAAGGATCTGATGCAGAATGAAAAAGGTACAACGTTAATTGTTTGTGGTGACACACCGCTTATTACATCAGAAACATTTGAAAAGCTATTAAGGCATCACGAAGAAACAAATGCAAAAGCAACAATTTTAACAGCTTTTGCAGAAGATCCAACTGGTTACGGTAGAATCATACGAAAGAATACTGGTGAAGTTGGGAAGATTGTCGAACATAAAGATGCAAGTGATGAGGAAAGAAAGATTCAGGAAATTAATACAGGTACGTATTGTTTTGACAATGAATCACTTTTTAAAGCACTATCATTAGTTTCAAACGATAATGTTCAAGGTGAGTACTATTTGCCAGATGTAATTGAAATCTTAAAAAATCAAGGTGAGATTGTTGCAGCATATCAAACAGAGCACTTTGAAGAGACACTCGGAGTGAACGATCGTGTCGCATTGTCACAAGCTGAAGAAACGATGAGAAAGAGAATTAATAAACAACACATGATTAATGGTGTCACAATCATTGACCCGAACTCAACGTATATTTCAGCAGACAGTGTGATTGGTAGTGATACAATTATACAACCAGGAACCGTAATCTTAGGAGAAACTACAATTGGCTCAGACTGTGTGATCGGCCCTCACTCAGAGATTAAAAATTGTCAAATAGGAGACCATACTACAATTAGACAATCTGTAGCACATGATAGTGAAATAGGGTCTCTTGTTGCGATTGGCCCATTTGCACATATTCGCCCGGAATCTCAAATCTTAGATGAAGTTAAAATTGGAAATTTTGTTGAAATAAAGAAAGCCATTTTCGGAAAAGGAAGTAAGGCTTCACACTTAAGCTACATCGGGGATGCAAATGTTGGTTCTGATGTGAATTTAGGTTGTGGTTCTATTACAGTAAATTATGATGGACAAAATAAACACTTAACAACAATTGAGGATGGTGTATTTGTTGGCTGTAACTCTAACCTAATTGCACCAGTTACGATCGGAAAAAATGCATATGTAGCTGCAGGCTCTACAATTACAGATGATGTTCCTTCAGAATCATTATCCATTGCAAGAGCAAGACAGGTAAATAAAGAAAACTACGCAAATCGGTTAAAAAACAAGGAATAG
- the rnmV gene encoding ribonuclease M5 produces MKIKEIIVVEGKDDTVAVQRAVEADTIETNGSAVNAETIEKIKLAQEKRGVIIFTDPDYPGEKIRKTVAEKVPGCKHAFIKKDDAFDKRRKKVGVEHASIEIIRMALQEVQQEWIDIDEEITYDELIHYGFIAGAKAKSRREKLGVLLRIGYTNGKQLHKRLKMFQIQKEQFEQAVEQVLQEELQ; encoded by the coding sequence ATGAAAATTAAAGAAATAATTGTTGTTGAAGGCAAGGATGATACAGTAGCAGTACAAAGAGCAGTAGAAGCAGATACGATTGAAACAAACGGTTCAGCTGTCAATGCAGAGACAATTGAGAAAATAAAGCTAGCGCAAGAAAAAAGAGGCGTGATCATTTTTACTGACCCTGATTATCCAGGTGAAAAGATACGTAAAACAGTGGCTGAAAAGGTGCCTGGTTGTAAGCATGCTTTCATCAAGAAGGACGATGCTTTTGATAAGCGCCGTAAAAAGGTTGGTGTTGAGCATGCATCAATTGAAATCATTAGGATGGCCTTACAAGAGGTACAACAGGAATGGATTGATATTGATGAGGAAATCACATATGATGAACTGATTCATTATGGATTTATTGCAGGAGCAAAAGCAAAATCACGTAGAGAGAAGCTTGGAGTACTCTTACGTATAGGCTATACGAATGGAAAGCAGCTTCATAAGCGATTAAAAATGTTTCAAATTCAAAAGGAACAATTTGAACAGGCAGTAGAACAGGTACTTCAGGAGGAATTACAGTGA
- the purR gene encoding pur operon repressor — translation MKIKRSGRLVDMSYYLMQHPHELVPLTYFSERYQSAKSSISEDLGIIKQTFEESGIGTLQTVAGAAGGVRYIPMVSKEEASKFISELCELFAKPERLLPGGYLYLTDILGNPRMVKQIGLLFASMFANRNIDVVMTVATKGIPLAYAVAEYLQVPVVIVRRDSKVTEGSTVSINYVSGSSKRIQTMLLARRSLAVGSNVLIIDDFMKAGGTVNGMISLLEEFDAKVAGIGVLVESENIEERLVDEYYSLLQLSDVNVKDKKINVVAGNFINEYNPIID, via the coding sequence ATGAAAATTAAACGAAGTGGCAGATTGGTTGATATGAGCTACTATCTAATGCAGCATCCTCATGAGCTAGTACCTTTAACATATTTCTCTGAACGATATCAATCAGCTAAGTCATCTATAAGTGAAGATTTAGGGATTATCAAGCAAACATTTGAGGAATCAGGCATTGGTACGTTACAGACGGTAGCAGGTGCAGCTGGTGGTGTTCGGTATATTCCGATGGTTTCAAAAGAAGAAGCCTCTAAATTTATCTCTGAACTATGTGAATTATTCGCAAAACCTGAACGATTATTACCAGGTGGATATTTATACTTAACAGATATATTGGGTAATCCAAGAATGGTAAAGCAAATTGGTCTGTTATTTGCATCCATGTTTGCTAATCGCAATATTGATGTTGTGATGACTGTAGCCACAAAAGGGATTCCTTTAGCTTATGCAGTAGCGGAATATTTACAAGTACCTGTGGTCATTGTTAGAAGAGATAGTAAAGTGACTGAAGGTTCAACAGTAAGTATTAACTATGTATCTGGATCGTCTAAAAGAATACAAACCATGTTGCTGGCAAGACGCAGCTTAGCGGTAGGGTCAAATGTGTTAATTATTGATGATTTTATGAAGGCTGGCGGAACAGTAAATGGAATGATCAGTCTCCTTGAAGAGTTTGATGCAAAGGTTGCAGGAATCGGAGTATTAGTAGAATCTGAGAATATTGAAGAGCGGTTAGTCGATGAGTATTATTCACTGCTTCAATTATCTGATGTGAATGTAAAGGATAAGAAAATCAATGTTGTCGCAGGTAATTTTATTAACGAGTATAATCCTATAATTGATTAA
- a CDS encoding small, acid-soluble spore protein, alpha/beta type — protein sequence MGRKRGMLSEQAKYELAKELGFYNKVEQDGWGAITSKQAGNMVKRAVEIAQNQLTKR from the coding sequence TTGGGAAGAAAAAGAGGAATGCTTTCAGAACAAGCAAAATATGAACTTGCCAAAGAACTCGGATTCTACAATAAGGTTGAACAAGATGGATGGGGTGCAATTACCTCAAAACAAGCAGGTAATATGGTTAAGCGTGCTGTAGAAATTGCACAAAACCAATTAACTAAAAGATAA
- a CDS encoding ABC transporter permease has product MGKTLSEIKQALDGNLGKRLTLRANGGRRKTIERSGVLAETYPSVFVIELDQDENSFERVSYSYADVLTETVELTFFDDKTSGSIALSGQ; this is encoded by the coding sequence ATGGGTAAAACATTGTCTGAAATTAAGCAAGCTCTTGATGGTAACCTAGGTAAACGCTTAACTCTTCGAGCGAACGGTGGTCGTAGAAAAACTATTGAACGTTCTGGTGTATTAGCTGAAACGTATCCATCTGTTTTTGTCATCGAACTAGACCAAGATGAGAATTCTTTTGAACGTGTTTCATACAGCTATGCGGATGTACTAACAGAAACGGTTGAATTAACTTTTTTTGACGATAAAACAAGTGGTAGTATCGCATTATCTGGACAATAA